The following are from one region of the Stigmatella ashevillena genome:
- a CDS encoding sensor histidine kinase, whose product MARTSPPIVLSFRRTFALLIVLVVLPSAGLSGFGVVAIINERAAVEKRLEAAWHGTLKALAKDLPQELRQARFVERGGELELVTTPGRVISEASFRVEGGKVICSDAALSAALNAVLTDLSHLPPDQTVFSLHVGGQPVLIAAERHGEGVRGTQLSTAEVEALLTEQAERYMASPEPVLFALRPIPREANEGLMGRLMSEVVQARASALGPQVLADQVLAAPLQDFRLVVLPTGEDPVARASTRNRVVYGVLLGLFYLTLTFGVVYTGRVLYREAKLSRLKTDFVSLVSHELRTPLTSIRMFIETLALGRLKDPAQTQEVLQLLTRETERLSTLIERVLDWARLESGRKEYQREPTAVADVVDTAVAAFRAQRLDGGVDLQVDVPSGLPPLEVDRHAVAGALLNLLQNAYKYSGQDKHIALSVRADRRWVALSVEDNGVGIAPRDRQRIFERFYRVDNLLTRKTEGSGLGLAITKRIIEAHGGRISVQSKLGKGSQFTIQLPAGKA is encoded by the coding sequence GTGGCCCGCACCTCGCCCCCCATCGTCCTGAGCTTCCGGCGCACGTTCGCACTGCTCATCGTGCTGGTGGTACTGCCCTCCGCGGGACTGTCGGGCTTCGGCGTGGTGGCCATCATCAACGAGCGCGCCGCCGTGGAGAAGCGGCTGGAAGCCGCCTGGCATGGGACGTTGAAAGCGCTGGCGAAGGACCTGCCCCAGGAGCTGCGCCAGGCCCGCTTCGTGGAGCGGGGCGGAGAGCTGGAGCTGGTCACCACGCCCGGGCGGGTCATCTCCGAGGCGTCCTTCCGGGTGGAGGGGGGCAAGGTGATCTGCTCGGACGCGGCCCTGTCGGCGGCGCTCAACGCGGTGCTCACCGACCTGAGCCACCTGCCCCCGGATCAAACCGTCTTCTCGCTCCATGTCGGCGGGCAGCCGGTGCTCATCGCCGCCGAGCGGCACGGCGAGGGGGTGCGCGGCACGCAGCTGTCCACCGCCGAGGTGGAGGCCCTCTTGACGGAGCAGGCCGAGCGCTACATGGCCTCCCCGGAGCCGGTCCTCTTCGCGCTCAGGCCCATCCCCCGAGAGGCCAACGAGGGGCTCATGGGCCGGCTCATGTCCGAGGTCGTCCAGGCACGCGCCAGCGCCTTGGGCCCCCAGGTGCTGGCGGACCAGGTGCTCGCGGCCCCCCTCCAGGACTTCCGGCTGGTGGTGCTCCCCACCGGAGAGGATCCCGTGGCGCGCGCCTCCACGCGCAACCGCGTGGTGTATGGCGTGCTGCTGGGCTTGTTCTACCTGACGCTCACCTTCGGCGTGGTGTACACCGGCCGGGTTCTCTACCGGGAGGCGAAGCTGTCGCGGCTCAAGACGGACTTCGTCTCGCTGGTGAGCCACGAGCTGCGCACACCGCTGACCTCCATCCGCATGTTCATCGAGACGCTCGCCCTGGGACGGCTGAAGGATCCCGCCCAGACCCAGGAAGTGCTGCAACTGCTCACCCGGGAGACCGAGCGGCTGTCGACCCTCATCGAGCGGGTGCTGGACTGGGCGCGCCTCGAGAGCGGGCGCAAGGAGTACCAGCGCGAGCCCACGGCGGTGGCGGACGTGGTGGACACGGCGGTGGCGGCCTTCCGGGCCCAGCGCCTGGACGGGGGCGTGGATCTCCAGGTGGACGTGCCCAGCGGCCTGCCCCCCCTGGAGGTGGACCGGCACGCGGTGGCCGGCGCGCTGCTCAACCTGCTGCAGAACGCCTACAAGTACAGCGGCCAGGACAAGCACATTGCCCTGTCCGTGCGCGCGGACCGCCGGTGGGTGGCCCTCTCCGTGGAGGACAATGGGGTGGGCATCGCCCCCCGGGACCGGCAGCGCATCTTCGAGCGCTTCTACCGGGTGGACAACCTGCTGACCCGCAAGACCGAGGGCAGTGGGCTGGGCCTGGCCATCACCAAGCGAATCATCGAGGCCCATGGAGGGCGCATCTCGGTCCAGAGCAAGCTGGGCAAGGGCAGCCAGTTCACCATCCAGCTTCCAGCAGGCAAGGCATGA
- a CDS encoding c-type cytochrome, with protein MRKQVLAAVMALALGGAGCEQKPVATYSPSAGSLALSRDDAFLYAVDTDNGLVAVVDTAAYEKVAEVKVGRAPERITVGPDDTLYVSNRGDRSVSVIRRDQWTEAARLQVGVEPMGLAVSADGQTLFVVNSTMLDSSERGSVAAFDTATLAKRWELPVGDEPRGIALMEDGTALVTLHRMGEVVQLDLSSRDRPKVLKASTGLHERANANVLRQQGMGGFVGTTFHARGVTDVVVSPDGRRAFATAQWAREDPVVTPGNPDMPSGGGGSLYGGGGPCGVGAIASPGVITFEADTAKPLVDDHSQACNEEENPDFPPNTITSPDPSHPVQGPIASVVDPTGEWLYVVNRETNNVAVMPTNRRKGEDLNVVRLPATTVRQLVRVGAGPNGIALSRDGRRAYVYNGFDHTLTRLVGDGTGAVNIREEGPRLKIAGDVLPPEVVMGRKLFFSALDTRMTAAHVGAACSTCHHDVRDDGHTWMFPDGPRQTPTLAGRMITQTGPFHWSGEFSSLSDFLDVTVRHRMGGGMVDAFMTAQLSAFMDVAPAPDNPYKHEELTEAQRRGAQVFVKARCDDCHTGEALTNNKQANVGTFVLTGALPDNDAVRKLGLNTPSLLGLARSAPYLHDGSAMTLKERIFQTRYTDQHGKTSQLSDAEVEDLVEFLRTL; from the coding sequence ATGCGCAAGCAGGTTCTGGCCGCGGTCATGGCGTTGGCCCTGGGAGGGGCCGGTTGTGAGCAGAAGCCGGTCGCCACCTATTCGCCCTCGGCGGGCTCCCTGGCGCTCAGCCGGGATGACGCATTTCTCTACGCGGTGGACACCGACAATGGGCTCGTCGCGGTGGTGGACACCGCCGCCTACGAGAAGGTGGCGGAGGTGAAGGTCGGCCGTGCCCCCGAGCGCATCACGGTGGGGCCGGATGACACCCTTTATGTCTCCAACCGGGGGGACCGCAGCGTGTCGGTCATCCGCCGGGACCAATGGACGGAGGCGGCGCGGCTGCAGGTGGGCGTGGAGCCCATGGGCCTGGCGGTCTCCGCGGACGGCCAGACGCTCTTCGTGGTGAACAGCACGATGCTCGACTCCTCCGAGCGCGGCTCCGTCGCCGCCTTCGACACGGCCACGCTGGCGAAGCGCTGGGAGTTGCCCGTGGGGGACGAGCCTCGCGGCATTGCCCTCATGGAGGATGGCACGGCCCTGGTGACGCTCCACCGCATGGGCGAGGTGGTCCAGTTGGATCTGTCGAGCCGGGACAGGCCGAAGGTCCTCAAGGCGAGCACCGGGCTTCATGAGCGCGCCAATGCCAACGTGCTTCGGCAGCAGGGGATGGGGGGGTTTGTGGGAACCACCTTCCATGCCCGAGGCGTGACGGACGTCGTGGTGTCCCCGGATGGCCGCCGGGCCTTCGCGACGGCGCAGTGGGCGCGCGAGGATCCCGTCGTGACTCCGGGCAACCCGGACATGCCTTCGGGCGGTGGGGGCAGCCTCTACGGGGGCGGGGGGCCTTGCGGCGTCGGCGCCATTGCCTCTCCGGGCGTCATCACCTTCGAGGCCGATACCGCGAAGCCGTTGGTGGATGACCACAGCCAGGCTTGCAACGAGGAGGAGAACCCGGACTTTCCGCCCAACACCATCACCAGCCCGGACCCTTCGCACCCGGTGCAGGGCCCCATTGCCTCCGTGGTCGATCCCACCGGGGAGTGGCTCTATGTGGTGAACCGGGAGACGAACAACGTGGCGGTGATGCCCACCAACCGCCGCAAGGGAGAGGACCTGAACGTCGTCCGGCTCCCGGCCACCACCGTGCGCCAGCTCGTGCGCGTGGGCGCGGGCCCCAATGGCATTGCCCTGTCGCGGGATGGGCGCCGGGCTTACGTCTACAACGGGTTCGACCACACGCTGACCCGGCTGGTGGGCGACGGTACGGGGGCGGTCAACATCCGTGAGGAGGGGCCCCGGCTGAAGATCGCCGGTGACGTGCTGCCGCCCGAGGTGGTGATGGGCCGCAAGCTCTTCTTCTCCGCGCTCGACACGCGAATGACGGCGGCCCACGTGGGCGCCGCGTGCTCCACCTGCCACCACGATGTGCGCGATGACGGCCACACGTGGATGTTTCCGGATGGACCGCGCCAGACGCCCACGCTCGCCGGCCGCATGATTACCCAGACGGGCCCGTTCCACTGGAGCGGCGAGTTCTCCTCGCTGAGTGACTTCTTGGACGTGACCGTGCGGCACCGCATGGGCGGCGGGATGGTGGACGCGTTCATGACAGCGCAGCTCTCCGCGTTCATGGACGTGGCACCGGCTCCGGACAATCCGTACAAGCATGAGGAGCTGACGGAGGCCCAACGCCGGGGCGCCCAGGTGTTCGTCAAGGCCCGCTGCGACGATTGCCACACGGGCGAGGCGCTCACCAACAACAAGCAGGCGAATGTGGGGACCTTCGTGCTCACGGGCGCGCTCCCGGACAATGATGCCGTGCGCAAGCTGGGCCTCAATACCCCGTCCCTGCTGGGGCTGGCCCGCAGCGCGCCGTACCTGCATGACGGCAGCGCGATGACGCTCAAGGAGCGCATCTTCCAGACGCGCTACACGGATCAACACGGCAAGACGTCGCAGCTCTCCGACGCGGAGGTCGAGGACCTCGTCGAGTTCCTGCGCACGCTATAA
- a CDS encoding cupin domain-containing protein, with the protein MSLKKEASSTPLLVRAADHARVPEQSQSHPLNPASLVQGLSLSEMTGLKRLGIHLLKIAPGKESFIFHSHQSEEEFLYILSGRGIAEIGEERYEVGPGDFMGFPTPSVGHHLLNPFEQELVYLSGGERREVEVADFPRLGKRLVRFGMQAAIYEVASGHKLSFEEE; encoded by the coding sequence ATGTCCCTGAAGAAGGAAGCCTCCTCCACGCCGCTGCTCGTGCGCGCCGCGGACCATGCGCGAGTGCCTGAGCAGTCCCAATCCCATCCGCTCAACCCGGCCTCGCTGGTGCAGGGCCTCTCGCTGAGTGAGATGACGGGGCTCAAGCGCCTGGGGATCCACCTGCTGAAGATTGCTCCTGGCAAGGAGTCCTTCATCTTCCATTCCCACCAGTCGGAGGAGGAGTTCCTCTACATCCTCTCGGGGCGTGGCATCGCCGAGATCGGCGAGGAGCGCTATGAGGTGGGGCCCGGAGACTTCATGGGCTTTCCCACGCCCAGCGTGGGCCACCACCTGCTCAACCCCTTCGAGCAAGAGCTGGTCTACCTCTCGGGCGGAGAGCGCCGGGAGGTAGAGGTGGCGGACTTCCCGCGCCTGGGCAAGCGGCTGGTGCGCTTCGGCATGCAGGCGGCCATCTATGAGGTGGCCAGCGGGCACAAGCTCTCCTTCGAGGAGGAGTAG
- a CDS encoding NAD(P)H-dependent glycerol-3-phosphate dehydrogenase gives MRSSVIGSGSFGTALANSLAVNCEEVRLWGRDAGLASSINTRHENPTYLPGIPLSPRVRATLDLKEALEGAELVLLAMPSHATRDILSRAVEFLPRHVPVLTVAKGIENETLLTMTELLEDCLPEEFHPYIAVLSGPSFARELALRSPTVVTIASHWEKVAARCQKMLQTESFRSYTSNDVVGVQYGGALKNVIAIAAGIADGLGMGHNARAAIITRGLAEITRLAVRKGGNPLTLSGLSGMGDLVLTCTGELSRNRRVGMELGKGRPLAEILAEMKQVAEGVKTAKSARDLAVKTGVELPICEQVYAIAYEGKSAKAAVVELMTRQPKSELSGG, from the coding sequence ATGCGCAGCAGCGTCATCGGCTCCGGCTCCTTTGGTACGGCGCTCGCCAACTCCCTGGCGGTGAACTGTGAGGAGGTCCGCCTGTGGGGGCGCGATGCGGGGCTCGCCAGCAGCATCAACACCCGCCACGAGAACCCCACGTATCTGCCGGGCATCCCGTTGTCGCCACGGGTGCGCGCCACGCTGGACCTGAAGGAGGCGCTGGAGGGCGCGGAGCTGGTCCTCCTGGCCATGCCCAGCCATGCCACGCGGGACATCCTCTCCCGGGCGGTGGAGTTCCTGCCGCGCCACGTGCCGGTGCTCACAGTGGCCAAGGGCATCGAGAACGAGACGCTGCTGACGATGACGGAGCTGCTGGAGGACTGTCTGCCGGAGGAGTTCCATCCTTATATTGCCGTGCTGTCGGGCCCCAGCTTCGCGCGGGAGTTGGCGCTGCGCAGCCCCACGGTGGTGACCATCGCCTCGCACTGGGAGAAGGTGGCGGCGCGGTGCCAGAAGATGCTGCAGACGGAGTCGTTCCGCTCCTACACCTCCAATGATGTGGTGGGGGTGCAGTACGGGGGCGCGCTGAAGAACGTGATTGCCATCGCGGCGGGCATCGCGGACGGGCTGGGGATGGGGCACAACGCGCGTGCGGCCATCATCACGCGGGGGCTGGCGGAGATCACCCGTCTGGCGGTGCGCAAGGGAGGCAATCCGCTGACGCTCTCGGGGCTGTCGGGGATGGGAGACCTGGTGCTCACGTGCACGGGCGAGCTGAGCCGCAACCGCCGCGTGGGCATGGAGCTGGGCAAGGGCCGGCCGCTGGCGGAGATCCTCGCGGAAATGAAGCAGGTGGCCGAGGGGGTGAAGACGGCCAAGAGCGCGAGAGACTTGGCCGTGAAGACGGGCGTGGAGCTGCCCATCTGCGAGCAGGTGTATGCCATCGCCTACGAGGGCAAGAGCGCCAAGGCCGCGGTGGTGGAGTTGATGACCCGCCAGCCGAAGTCCGAGCTGAGCGGCGGCTGA
- the hflX gene encoding GTPase HflX produces MKEIYGNTLGLKANEQSRLRNTYRRRVAPNEIISPELARHLTELSSETNRQVGVLINRKGEIEYVVVGNAHKLELPDIGRARAGQIRLRGLRLVHTHLKSEPLTKDDLTDLALLRLDMVAAVGVGREGLPGVLHYAHLVPENGTGEFWQVATLPSVHQDQPDLVDTLEALEEEFNRKAAARAVGGREKAILVAVCLDGNRSRAEASLAELKELARTAGVEVIDSVLQVRREADPRYLIGRGKLEDLNLRSMQSMVDVLIFDKDLTPSQGRHIGEATSLKVLDRTQLILDIFAQRAQSAEGKLQVELAQLKYRLPRLVQSDDSLSRLAGGIGGRGPGETKLEIDRRRVRDRITHLEKRIDAVSRERSVRRAQRNRRELPVISIVGYTNAGKSTLLNAITNADVLAENKLFATLDPTSRRLRFPREREVIITDTVGFIRDLPKDLVAAFRATLEELYDASLLLHVVDSADPARDEQIEAVETILGSLGLMEKPRLMVWNKADLLPAEDVQALLRSRGGVAISAETREGLASLLAKADTTLFAEGASEMLGAL; encoded by the coding sequence TTGAAGGAAATCTACGGCAATACCCTGGGCCTCAAAGCCAACGAGCAGAGTCGGCTGCGGAACACCTACCGGCGGCGCGTGGCTCCCAACGAAATCATCTCCCCCGAGCTCGCCCGTCACCTCACCGAGCTGTCGAGCGAGACCAACCGGCAGGTGGGCGTCCTCATCAACCGCAAGGGGGAAATCGAGTACGTGGTGGTGGGCAATGCCCACAAGCTCGAGCTGCCGGACATTGGCCGTGCCCGCGCGGGGCAGATCCGTCTGCGTGGCCTGCGGCTGGTGCACACCCACCTCAAGAGCGAGCCGCTCACCAAGGATGACCTGACCGACCTGGCGCTGCTGCGCCTGGACATGGTGGCCGCCGTGGGCGTGGGGCGCGAGGGGCTGCCTGGGGTGCTGCATTACGCCCACCTGGTGCCCGAGAACGGCACCGGCGAGTTCTGGCAGGTCGCCACGCTGCCGAGCGTTCACCAGGATCAGCCTGACCTGGTGGATACGCTGGAGGCGCTGGAGGAAGAGTTCAACCGCAAGGCGGCGGCCCGCGCGGTGGGCGGGCGGGAGAAAGCCATCCTGGTGGCCGTGTGTCTGGACGGCAACCGCTCCCGCGCCGAGGCCAGCCTGGCGGAGCTGAAGGAGCTGGCCCGCACGGCCGGTGTGGAGGTTATCGACAGCGTGCTCCAGGTGCGCCGCGAAGCGGATCCGCGCTACCTGATTGGCCGAGGCAAGCTGGAGGACCTGAACTTGCGCTCCATGCAGTCCATGGTGGACGTGCTCATCTTCGACAAGGACCTGACGCCCTCCCAGGGCCGCCACATCGGCGAGGCCACCAGCCTGAAGGTGCTGGACCGCACGCAGCTCATCCTGGACATCTTCGCGCAGCGCGCCCAGAGCGCCGAGGGCAAGCTCCAGGTCGAGCTGGCTCAGCTCAAGTACCGCCTGCCGCGGCTCGTCCAGAGTGACGACTCGCTCAGTCGGCTCGCAGGCGGAATCGGCGGCCGGGGCCCAGGTGAGACGAAGCTGGAGATCGACCGCCGCCGGGTGCGCGATCGCATCACCCATCTGGAGAAGCGCATCGATGCCGTCTCGCGCGAGCGCAGCGTACGGCGGGCCCAGCGCAACCGGCGCGAGCTGCCTGTCATCTCCATCGTGGGCTACACCAACGCGGGCAAGTCCACCCTGCTCAATGCCATCACCAACGCGGACGTGCTGGCGGAGAACAAGCTGTTCGCCACGTTGGATCCCACCAGCCGCCGCCTGCGCTTCCCCCGGGAGCGCGAGGTCATCATCACCGACACGGTGGGGTTCATCCGGGACCTGCCCAAGGACCTGGTGGCCGCGTTCCGCGCCACGCTGGAGGAGCTGTACGACGCCAGCCTGCTCCTGCACGTGGTGGACTCGGCGGACCCGGCCCGGGACGAGCAGATCGAAGCGGTGGAGACCATCCTCGGCTCGCTGGGCTTGATGGAGAAGCCTCGCCTCATGGTCTGGAACAAGGCGGACCTGTTGCCCGCCGAGGACGTTCAGGCCTTGCTGCGTTCGCGCGGCGGCGTCGCCATCAGCGCGGAGACGCGCGAGGGGCTCGCCTCCTTGCTGGCCAAGGCGGACACCACGCTGTTCGCCGAAGGGGCCTCGGAGATGCTCGGGGCCCTCTAG
- the proB gene encoding glutamate 5-kinase: MSDSGRDGVRAARRVVVKIGTNALTNATGRFNRPHFEALSEDLLWAAKDRELVVVSSGAIALGVERLGLPGRPKDIPGKQACAAVGQSRLMQAYEEAFGRADKRVAQILLTHEDVQDRRRYLNVKHALDRLLEAGVVPVINENDTVSVDELKFGDNDTLASLVAGVVEAEVLVVLSDVEGLYTADPRKDAGAQLLTQVDAVTPELLALAGGSGSSVGTGGMSTKVRAAARASERGIRCVITSGAVPGRLRAVLGGEPVGTLFEASASRRSARTAWIAHALRSKGRLIVDAGARDAIVTAKRSLLPSGVKQVEGDFGRGDPVDLVDEQGSVFARGLSAYEGSELRRIAGRKSTEIESLLGYRYLDEAVHRDDLAVLQTPA, translated from the coding sequence GTGAGTGATTCAGGACGAGACGGGGTGCGCGCCGCACGGCGCGTGGTGGTGAAAATCGGCACGAACGCGCTGACGAACGCCACGGGGCGTTTCAACCGTCCCCACTTCGAAGCCCTGAGCGAGGATCTGCTCTGGGCGGCGAAGGACCGGGAGCTGGTGGTGGTCTCCAGTGGCGCCATCGCCTTGGGGGTGGAGCGGTTGGGGTTGCCCGGGCGGCCCAAGGACATTCCAGGCAAGCAGGCTTGCGCGGCCGTGGGCCAGAGCCGCCTGATGCAGGCGTACGAGGAGGCTTTTGGCCGGGCCGACAAGCGCGTGGCGCAGATCCTTTTGACGCACGAGGACGTCCAGGACCGGCGGCGCTACCTCAATGTGAAGCATGCCCTGGACCGGTTGCTGGAGGCGGGCGTGGTGCCCGTCATCAATGAAAACGACACCGTCTCCGTGGACGAGCTGAAGTTTGGCGACAATGACACGCTGGCCAGCCTGGTGGCCGGGGTCGTTGAAGCCGAGGTCCTGGTGGTCCTCTCGGACGTGGAGGGGCTCTACACGGCCGATCCGCGCAAGGACGCCGGGGCGCAACTGCTGACCCAGGTGGACGCGGTGACGCCGGAACTGCTGGCGCTGGCGGGAGGCAGCGGCTCCTCGGTGGGCACGGGGGGCATGTCCACCAAGGTTCGCGCCGCCGCCCGCGCCTCCGAGCGAGGGATTCGCTGCGTCATCACCTCGGGGGCCGTGCCGGGTCGGCTCCGGGCGGTGCTGGGCGGCGAGCCCGTGGGGACACTCTTCGAGGCCTCCGCGAGCCGCCGCAGCGCCCGCACCGCCTGGATTGCCCATGCCTTGAGATCCAAGGGACGGCTCATCGTGGATGCCGGGGCGCGGGACGCCATCGTCACCGCGAAGCGCAGCCTGCTGCCCTCGGGGGTGAAGCAGGTGGAGGGGGACTTTGGCCGGGGAGATCCCGTGGACCTGGTGGACGAGCAGGGGAGCGTCTTCGCCCGGGGCCTCAGCGCGTACGAGGGCAGCGAGTTGCGCCGAATTGCCGGCCGGAAAAGCACCGAGATCGAATCCCTGTTGGGCTACCGGTACCTGGATGAGGCGGTCCACCGGGACGATCTGGCGGTGCTGCAAACGCCGGCGTGA
- a CDS encoding helix-turn-helix transcriptional regulator, translating into MERTERLLDLVALLLDAREPISWAELREHFPADYGGISDDAAERKFERDKAELLELGIPLTYVQGDDDRRDGYLVDRSAYYLPEVDLTKEELAVLYAAGSASLASGAFPGSDDLAHALRKIGFFAGDALPTPRVRMELGSAQSDPGLSSRLEHLWEACAAHKWVQISYASPKQPAVTERKVDPYGLALRRGVWTLVGYCHLRQGLRTFHVHRIRELKVNTSKPRTPDFEVPAEFSLEAHVAYFPWEHRFHEPMEVTLSLRGDAAQRAATLFPKASVAPEGERVRARLEVTFLDGLLRFCLALGQDCRVEAPEAAVNRGREMARRIVERHAPVSDEKKVSG; encoded by the coding sequence ATGGAACGTACGGAACGCCTCCTCGATCTCGTTGCTTTGCTGCTCGATGCCCGCGAGCCCATCTCGTGGGCGGAGCTGCGCGAGCACTTTCCCGCGGATTACGGAGGCATCTCGGACGATGCCGCCGAGCGCAAGTTCGAGCGCGACAAGGCCGAACTGCTCGAACTGGGCATTCCGCTCACCTACGTTCAGGGCGATGACGACCGGAGGGATGGCTACCTCGTCGATCGGAGCGCGTACTACCTGCCCGAGGTGGATCTCACCAAGGAGGAACTGGCGGTGCTGTACGCCGCGGGAAGCGCCTCGCTGGCCTCCGGGGCCTTTCCGGGCAGTGATGATCTGGCCCATGCGCTGCGCAAGATCGGCTTCTTCGCGGGCGACGCGCTGCCGACCCCCCGGGTCCGCATGGAGCTGGGCTCGGCCCAGAGCGACCCGGGGCTGTCCTCCCGCCTGGAGCACCTCTGGGAGGCATGCGCCGCGCACAAGTGGGTGCAGATTTCCTACGCTTCGCCGAAGCAGCCCGCGGTCACCGAGCGCAAGGTCGATCCGTATGGTCTGGCGCTGCGCCGGGGAGTCTGGACGCTGGTGGGCTACTGCCACTTGCGCCAGGGGCTGCGGACTTTCCACGTCCACCGCATCCGGGAACTGAAGGTGAACACCTCCAAGCCGCGCACGCCCGACTTCGAGGTGCCCGCGGAGTTCTCCCTCGAAGCGCACGTGGCCTACTTTCCGTGGGAGCACCGCTTCCATGAGCCCATGGAGGTGACGTTGAGCCTGCGCGGGGATGCCGCCCAGCGCGCCGCGACCCTCTTTCCCAAGGCCTCGGTGGCTCCCGAGGGGGAGCGGGTCCGGGCCCGGCTCGAAGTCACGTTCCTGGATGGGCTGCTGCGCTTCTGTCTGGCGCTCGGACAGGATTGCCGGGTGGAGGCCCCCGAGGCCGCCGTCAACCGGGGGCGCGAGATGGCCCGGCGCATCGTGGAGCGCCATGCTCCGGTCTCCGACGAGAAGAAGGTGAGTGGATGA
- a CDS encoding WYL domain-containing protein, whose translation MSTVHERLRRLLFLVPYVSKHPGVSVEDLSKALNVKREDLLEELDLLTCVGRPPFNPDDYVDIYVDNDRVYVDLDQRLSRPPRLTAGEAAALAAAAELLRPGSGDALQGALQKLERILPAGARERYREMHRKIDASTDAPQSLGPLTRAILERREVTFDYASPGRASEQRQVRPYELLSHRGQWYLQGYCHTRQDARLFRLDRMENLVLTDIPFQPPADARAAVPNPARSEAGVRVRFSKLVAPYVRERFGSDARLLADGGVEVRVAGDSERWLIQWVLSFGGEAEVVEPASARAAVARAAQASLGF comes from the coding sequence ATGAGCACCGTCCATGAGCGGCTCCGCCGCTTGTTGTTCCTCGTGCCCTACGTCTCCAAGCACCCGGGGGTCTCGGTGGAGGATCTGTCCAAGGCGCTCAACGTCAAGCGGGAGGACCTGCTCGAGGAGCTGGACCTGCTCACCTGCGTGGGCCGTCCGCCCTTCAACCCGGACGACTATGTGGACATCTACGTGGACAATGACCGTGTCTACGTGGACCTGGATCAGCGCCTGTCCCGGCCGCCCCGGCTGACCGCGGGCGAGGCCGCGGCCCTGGCAGCGGCGGCGGAGTTGCTGCGGCCTGGCTCGGGCGACGCGCTCCAGGGCGCCTTGCAGAAGCTGGAGCGCATCCTGCCGGCGGGCGCGCGAGAGCGCTACCGGGAGATGCACCGGAAGATCGACGCGTCCACGGATGCCCCGCAGTCGCTCGGGCCGCTGACCCGCGCCATCCTGGAGCGGCGCGAGGTGACGTTCGACTACGCCAGTCCGGGGCGGGCCTCGGAGCAGCGCCAGGTGCGCCCCTACGAGCTGCTGAGCCACCGGGGACAGTGGTACCTCCAGGGCTATTGTCACACCCGGCAGGACGCGCGGCTGTTCCGGCTGGATCGCATGGAAAACCTGGTTCTCACGGATATCCCATTCCAGCCGCCCGCGGATGCGCGTGCCGCGGTTCCCAACCCGGCCCGCTCCGAGGCGGGGGTCCGGGTGCGCTTCTCCAAGCTGGTCGCCCCCTACGTCCGGGAGCGCTTTGGCTCGGATGCCCGGCTGCTCGCCGATGGGGGCGTCGAGGTCCGGGTGGCAGGAGACAGCGAGCGGTGGCTCATCCAGTGGGTGCTCTCCTTTGGAGGCGAGGCCGAGGTGGTGGAACCCGCTTCCGCTCGCGCCGCCGTTGCCCGGGCTGCCCAGGCCTCGCTAGGATTCTAG